The following DNA comes from Brachyhypopomus gauderio isolate BG-103 unplaced genomic scaffold, BGAUD_0.2 sc57, whole genome shotgun sequence.
AAACACAATTGCGTTTTAGTGTCGCTTCCCTTACATTGCGTCATATTTCCAGACACGCTTTTCTCTAAACGAGAATACTGAAGGTGTTCAGAGACGATCCGAGTAAATCAAATATCCATATTAAATTTGTAGCAATTTGCAAAATAGAAAATTGATTACATTAAACATATAGGCTATAAAATAAACCGTAGATACATAGATAAGGAAATCGGTGTAATAACATTTAATTCCTGCctcaacagtaaaaaaaagatcCTGTATCCCGTCTACCTTAACCACCGCTAAAGTTGATGTAAGTCGTTAAATGTTTGATCCACATCCCCAAAACGTCTTACCTTCGTTGTCGACGGATTCAGTATAAATGAATGAAACTACGATTATTATAAGCAATTGTCCACAAATTATCCGCATTCCATATCCGTCCATTCTGTCTGAGAGCCCGTGTTAGTTTACGTCTATGCTCAGGTGAGTGAAGCATATCAGGTGTGTGGAACGCCCAGGCAGTCCAACAGGTGGAGTAGGATGTTCGGCCCACGTTGGTCTTGGTCTTGTGTTTGGACTTAAAGGTATGACAGAGGTTTTGCAATTCCAGTGTTAAAGTACGTGTTCAAGAGCTCTTCGCATCTCGTGTTTAAAAAGTGCATTTCCATTGGCTTTAAACGTAAATTAGGTTTGGGGGAAAGATGAaacgtttttttcacatttttgttttgttttgtttatgtacTGAAGTGATACGGGACACgctttgtcccgtatttttatcaGTGGGGCGATATGTATGAAAAATTTCCGAAAGTTGGCACCCTTACATCCATGCATACAGTGAAGTGGAATATCATTACATGCCTAATATTCTTTACACATCCGTTCATCTTAAATTATAATTTAAAACGCTGGCTATTTTGATATAGCAATATGTATCGCAGagtaggggagagtggggtgagttgtgccagttctctataactgttcagacacaacaatcaaaaatccttgatcatagaaattttactttgaaaggcaaaaaacagttttttttttacttaaatgTGCTTTCCTCTCATGCAATGAGGCTCTCTTCTTTACAGCATGAGTAAAATGAATGACTTTTCAAAAATGTGTGGTCACATAACCAATTTCTTCTCTGATTCCCTAGAAACAGGGGGTGGCACAACTTCCCCCCCTGGCACAaatcacccactctcccctaatCATAATAAGTTATTTTAGCTGTGTTGTCTGTGCAAACAACGCAACTGACTGGATGAATCACACTACACATTTCCGAACCCGAGGATTACTTCCATATCTATGATATGATCTACAACCATATCAATGATTCGCACGACTTGAAACCCAAAGTTAGTCGCGCTCTACAGTGTCATAACCTTCCAGTGCCGCCTAGTTCGGCTGCAGCTCGTATTACACGCGTGGGGTTTTTGTTCAGGCGGTTGAAAGTGTACCTCAGTGGGTCTTAGAGGACGCGACGTCGCGGTCGGGGGTTTTAATTAATCAGAGCCGTGGGACGTTAGCTATCCTAACTATGTGTATTTATTACACACGTTGGGAGTTTTCGGTTGAAATAAAACCATTGGTATGAACAAAGCTCTTTGATATCTTCGACCGCAGTGTCGGCAGCGTTAGACAGTGTAAGCATGGACTGAGGTTTTGATGTAGCTAAACAGCTAGCCGCCTCCTCTCGAGCGTTCCTGTCTTCCCTTCACTCAAGACACCGGGAGAGCTGACGGCGACTCGCTCCACAAATGTTCGTTCGTTACGGTACATATTCCCATCGTCAGCCTCGACGTCGTTATGAATCTCAGTAAAGATGGTCTGGTGTCTGTACACACATCTTGGGTGTGCGTGTCAACGGCGGGACTAGCGGATATCTTAgtcacaaacggagaagaggaggaggtgagcgATCATCTAAAGGCCGCTGACCCGCTGTCTTCTGGCGAGTGAGTTATTCCCACAGACGTGTCAAGTTCTTATTCTAGCTTAAATTAGAAATTAACGCAGTAAAAGCCTTTACAGTCCTAATATTTCAGCAGGCTGCAACATACAGATAAGCATTTTAGAaatcagtttgtgtgtgtgtgtgtgtgtgtgtgtgtgtgtgtgtgtgtgtgtgtgtgggcgggcgGGCGGGGTCATGATGAAAACACCTGTCCTAGGTGCCAAGCTGTGCGGCTGGAACAGGGAGAGGAAGGATCCCCGTGTATCATCACACTTCTGTGCACACCTCAGTCCGGGGTCGCCATCACCAGCGTCCTGGTTGTGAGCCAGGCCCGCACCATTGAGGCGTACTCCCTCTCCGGTGACTACTGTGGCACGGGCCGGGGCCAGGAGGATCCGAGATGGAGCACTGATGGGTATTTGCAGGAGAGGCCTGATGTACGGTCTCATTGTGATGTACAGTCTTGTCCCGTGTCTGATAATGTACGGTCTTGTCCCGTGTCTGATGATGTACGGTCTCATTGTGATGTATGGTCTTGTCCAGTGTCTGATGATGTACGGTCTTGTCCAGTGTCTGATGATGTACGGTCTTGTCCCGTGTCTGATGATGTGCGGTCTTGTCCCGTGTCTGATGATGTGCGGTCTTGTCCCGTGTCTGATGATGTGCGGTCTTGTCCCGTGTCTGATGATGTGCGGTCTTGTCCCGTGTCTGATGATGTGCGGTCTTGTCCCGTGTCTGATGATGTGCGGTCTTGTCCCGTGTCTGACAGTGTAGGGTCTCCGTGATCtcattgtgtttgtgaatgtgtctgATCACTAGTAGAGCTGAGGAGAACAGCACCTTCTATCGGTGCCACTTGGAGCTGGAATGCCCTGTTGCGTCATGTGAAGTCAAGGTGAGTTCACCGATTCTCACGTAATTTCAGGATTGCAGAGCGAAATTTGGCCAGAAACTCAAGCTTTTGGAATTAATAAGTAGAAGGAATTGTTTCTGTCTGTCAGTAACTTTTGCATTTACTTCAGAACGGATCAGGTCTTTGTGCTGGTCAGTAAATAGTTCACCTCAGCACAACAAAACTATAGTCGGTAGTAACTGAAATGGCACTACAGCTCCATGGTTACCGACACAGCCTATGAATGGAGCTCAGCAGCCATTCCACTTTTTGTTTGTGGCTGTAAAAGTTATAATGCTACCGTTAGGTCCATTTGTCACTTCAAACTGACCTAAGAACAGTCTGTGTTAATCTTATCATGGCTGTCATTAGGATCTGTCCAGGTTGAGCTGGTCCAGGATCAGCAGTAAGCAGCAGTGTGTTGGATGTCCTTAGCAGCTCTGCGGTCTTGTGTGTTTTGCCAGCTGCTCTCTCTGGGCGGGCGCGTGGCAGTGGGCATTGGCCTGGTGGTCATCGGCCTGCAGCGGCTTCAGGCCACACGGTGCACAGGTCTGGGCGTTGACCTCCAACGTGTCCAGACCATGATGGACGAGATGGGTACCACTCTCTCTCCAGGAGCACAGAACCTCATGGAGATGGTGCAGTTTCAGCAAAAGGTCCGTCCCAGTTCAGGCGATACCGTGCCTGATTATATAATTCATATATAATGCTATGTTCTTGAGATAGCAAAGTGTTCTGGTGTGGAGTGTTACATATAGGGCATTTTGCAGAGTGATCATCCAACTTTGGTGTTTGTATTCTTTGTACTGTTTTTGTACTGTTTAGATCAGCATTGAGGTTCAGCTCCTCACTCATTAAACATTGATAATAGATTTGTCCCTAAAGCATTTAATGTGCTATACATTTGGCTTTTGTATACAGCCAAATATCAGATTGGCTTTCAATGGCAGGAACAACTGCTTCAATTAAACAATCTTATTTGTTGCTTCAATTAACCGATCAAATGAAGAGAATAAGTATAACCCTTGTGTTTTTTCCAGATAAGTACATACTCTTCATGCTTCTTGCCCCTCCCCTTTTTCTTCAGAATAAAGCAGACGTCCTTGGTGGCTTCCTGCCTCTACTGATGGGTGGAGGTGCGCTGGCCTGCCTGTCCAAAGGTTCCGCCCCTGTGGGAGAGCTTGGTTCTGAGGAGGCGGGTCCACACACGGGCCCTCCACCACAGTCTGGGACGCACCCTCCGCCTCCACCCTCTGTCAGCGGCCAGGGTGGCATCCTAGACTGCACGTCTGCCCTGCTGGCCTCGCCGAGCGGGCAGCAGGGCCCGGTCAGCCCCGATCTGCTGCCAGTGCTCCAGAGCGTGTGCGGGCAGGTCAGCCAGCTCCGCCTACACGCTCTCACCTCGGCAGAAAAGAAGAAGAACGGAGACCGGTGAGTCACCACCATTGAGTGGAAAGGGGGGAAGGAGTGAGTAGTGAATGGAGGTTACATTCCAACAACAGCCAGGTCTGCTCACACATCGTATCTGACTGATGACTGTGGCTTCCTGCTCATAGTATTATGGCCTCATGCCTTTCCTGGTCCTCAGGAAAGATCTATAGATCTTTACAGGAGTTTTGTTTGTTGTCTAAAATGGATTGCCCTACGTTTGGCTGTACTGCAAATGAAATTGTGCCACCTTGGGTTTCAGTGAGCACCGCCTGTgctgtggaggagtggaggaggtcctggagaaggtGGTGGAGAGGCGGATGCAAGAGCTGGAGAGGCGGCTGAAGGAGCACGTGGACCTGCGGCTGGACGCCCTGCAGCAGCGGCTGGAGCTGGCGCTGCACCAGGCCCTGGCGCACGCACCCCACCTGCAGTAGCCGGCTGTGCCGCTCACCCCACCACGGGCCGCTCTGAGCAGATGGCAGACACAGGCTCCGCCCAGAGGACACTTTCCCAAAGGGAAGACTCGTTTGAAAAACCTACTGTAACCGTTTGGCTGTGTGGAGTGTCACTAACGTTTATGGGACAACCATGAGAGTCAGCATGTCATGGTTTTGACCAATGAATATCAGCGTAGATGCTTTTAACAGGGAGGGTAAAAAGGTTTCAGTGATGTTGGGTCATGAAGCTGTTAAATCTGCACTAATACCAGCTGACATGTTCCTGCTTCTTCTGAGGTGAAGGGGGCTGATGATCATTTGTAGCAAATGATAAACACAGGATACAGTCCAGACCTAATGTGAGATATGATCTACATTTTTATTAACAATGCTGCTAAGAAACCTCTTTTGTAATAATCTCATTCATTCTATTGCTGCAGTGCAGAGGCGAGCGTAACAGAGGCCTGTTTTGTGTACCCACCACAGTGGGGAATATGCACTCTGACTACAGGGCCAGGAACCAGGGCTGCCCACCCTCATCTTAACACCCACGTGCTTTCTTGAATGCAAACCTCCCCCCTACTCAGTTCATGGCTTGGATGTCAGGATGAGCAGAGCGTGATGTAGCAGGACAGAAGTCCTTTGTGCAGAGCTGTCTCAGGGGCTCTCCAACAATGTCCTGCATTAAGCCATTTTTAATATTGTCATCGTTCTttttgtgtgatgtgtttgttcATTGATGTTTAATTgaatatttttattacattaaACAAACTGGAAAACTAAGGACAAAAAAAAAGGAACCATTAAACACGtgttgtgctgtggtgtgtttcTTGTGAACTCTGTTGAACGGTGGGGAGTCGTATGGGTTGAGGGTGAATGGCCTCCAGCATCGACCGTCTCCGCCCTGTGAACTCGGGAAGACATCGGTGCCAGTAAGTGAGCGGGCCGTCATCGGGAAAGGGGGCATACGGAACCACCTGACAGTGTGAGGTCAAACACAGCTGAGCAAACACATTAATGATGAGAACCATGCAAGCTGGGACACATTTCAGCCCACTGTCCCCAAGAGACGATTAATGGACATCTTTAATTAGCCTTTGGGAGAGCGTGGGCGGGGCTACACTGGTTTACTGTGGCACTCATGTAAACCCACTGACCCATGTCTTggttttggcttctttttttgaGGAGGTAAGCCAGGCCTAATGAGGGCGCTCTTCACCATACTTTTGGTTGCAGGGCTGGAAAGTTTGTGTTTCTCCGCGGGCTATGAAAGATGTCCTCGCACGGGGAAtttgagggtgtgggggaggggtttgagGGGGCACAGAAATGCACCATTGCAGCAGATTTTGTCAGAACACCCACACAGGATCAGTCAGACTGCAGCTGAGGAAACCCAACCGTGTCAACACAGTCTGAGACACCGCTGTCCAGCTCACTAACCACACAAACATGTCTTTATGGAGAGGAAACTGTCACCTCAAGTCACCAAAAATATTTACTAAAGCGTTTGTGCAGTTTGCAGCCTGGGACTGATGGTATATGGATGAAGATTGTTTCAGCTGGTGTGTTGGATGTGATGCAGAGAAAATATTTGGCTTGAATATATGCATGCTGGAATTACTAATAACTTTCTGAAAATTTTGTACCTTCTGGAACTGGACAGGTTACGCAAAAAAGATAACAAAAAAAGCTCTGTCACAATAATCTTCTGATCAAAATATGCAGACAAAAAATTTATAGCCCATGTGTTCTGATTCATTTCCTATGTTCTTCTCAGCTTTATCCAACTTTCCATTTGTCTGGTGTATAAAGAGCAGTCCTGGCAACACGTGTTGACTTGTTTCTTACTACGACGAGAACACAGCAAGACAAGGGAGCACTGAGACCCCATACTTCTCACATCTCCAGCATAGTGCAGATGTTGAGTGCAGCTCTCGGTCACCAAGTCTCTGGAGACAAGCTGATCAGAGAGACCTGCCAGAAGATAGAGGCAGTCTTGGCCAGCAACAcctgttgtgccgaattcagcATCCCCACCGTCAGATACATCACCTTCTCTGGGACTCTGTCTGTTGATCCTAGCTCAAAATCACTTTAGAGGAATATAGTTGGGACCAATTCATGTTGACTCCATGAGTTTCATGTTTATAAAACCAGTGTAGCCAGAATTAAGAGGGGTGCATTTCTCGGCAGATGGTCATTTAAATATTGTTGATTCTACTTCAAAATGATTTTAGCCATATTGACACAAACAGCCAGTTTTACATAaaattgaatataaaatgtatatgcgTCAGTTAGAAAATACTGGATTATAATACTCAGTATTAAACCTAGGATGCACTGCTGTCAGGACTCGTCAATACGTGGGacagcattcacatacaacacagtatGTGTGGGACATAACGCTAGAAAGCGCGTTCCCAAGAAGGGGATGCATCTCACGGTGGGGGTgctgaattcggcacaacacctgCAAATCTGCCGCTCAAATCCGGAAGGCTGAAACTGGTTAATCTCTGGATCAGCCAACAGGACAAAGAGCCAAACTGTCTCTCCGgatccacacacaacaccatctCATGACTGCAGAAGGCAGCAGTGATGTGACTGGTGATTGTAAAAGGAGTAGCCACAAAGGAAAGGGTAAGGAGAGaaagataataataattctgTCTCTTAAAGGTTAAAGGTAACAGCATATATGCATTTTGATTGATGCTAGCCGTTTGTGACTGTTCGACTATTAAGACGTCATCTCCTGGAACCTGCCCGGGTCTTTGCCTGGGTCTCTGCCCACAGTGATTGCTTCACCAGCCGGCGGTTGGCATGTTGTTTCTTCCCCTTAGACTGTGAGAGCATTTCCACTTCACCAAACAGAGACGCAAGAGACCAGAACAGCATGGACCAGAGCCATGTTGAATGTGGTTGTTGCCCTGGCAACCTAGATCAACACAGCCATTCACCCCATGCCATCTGAGAAAGCCTGCTGCTCTGAGCCAGTTATGAACCTACTACCAACCTACTATGAACCAGCTACAAACCTTCCATGAAGCTATTAGAAACCTATTACAAACATACTACGAACCGGCTACACACCTGCTGTTTTAAAATGGAACCAGTTGTCAGAACATGGAGCCCACAGCAGATCAACGCGACATTAATCTAATCCCGTCCTTAATTTTTAGCAATTGAAAACACTACCAAAGGACATTAAAATTATTCTTTACTTGTGAAAGAGTAAAGACGTCCTAAGCTTTACATCCGTGCCGGGGTAGGAGGCCCTAGGAAAGTCTGAACCGGTTCTGACTGTTAATACCAGCTATTTTCAGCTGGTTTTGTGTCACTGTGTACAATTTAAAAGTTCAGTGCTATAATAGTGTTGATGTTTGCTAGCAAGTGGAAAGAATGTATGAGGAAAAATGTCTGCTCATAACTCTAATTCTGTTCCTTTCATCTGTCCGTGATTCTGATTCTGTTGAGTCCATTAATAGAAAACATTAATTAAGCTCAACACAAACAGCTGACCAGCTGCCTGAAATTGGGGAGCATGTTCTTTTGGtattgttattttaaatgtatttatttcttttttaaaagGGTGTGTAATTTCAGAAGATCAACACAAGAGGGCAGAAAAAATCCACATAAGACATATATCTAACCAAGCAATTTAGCCTACCTCAAATAACCTTTATACAATGACAGTTATACAATAGCTAGTACCAAGCGCATTGTACCAGTGGCATTTGGGTGGTTGTCAATAGCATTAGTCATAGTTACAACCACAGAACAGTAACCTATCACAAACAGCAGAAAATTATGTGTAATGATGTGATCCGTCATAGTCCCAGTAATGAACCGGAATAATCAGTTTTTCTTACGTTTCTTGTGCGCTATGATGTGACATCATCTTAGTGAATATGCTTTCTTAGTATCTGCTCAAAATGCAAGATGTGATGATAGGGAAGGTCCAAGGTGTGGATGGAGGTGTAGATGGAGGTGTGAATGGGGAAAATGTGACCGCTGATGGCCGTCACATTCCGGGTCATAACAGAACACTTAAGAAGTTTAAGACAGTTTAAGAAGCCGATCAAACTCGACAGTGGGTCGGAACCAGAGGGAGTCGACGATGTTTAAATATCTGCTGCTGTCCATCCCGGGGCAGGGACAGAACCGGCCAGGACGGACCCTGCGGTATAAAATTTTGATTTGCAAGTCCAGAATCCAGAAAAGGCTGaaaacttttattattattctgttTCTAAATCGGGAGTCAGACACTGGGGGAAAACATCCGAGAAAGATGAAACGGAAAAAGACGCTACACGCAAGCAATGCACCGTCTGGGCAACATGTCTCGTATATCTGAGATCTCAGCAGAGCACCGCGGTCTTCCGTAAGCTTCTTCATTACTCTTACGTGGATGTTCCAAATTCCACCAACACGTATTTCATAGCACAGACAATTCTTTAATTAA
Coding sequences within:
- the cunh10orf88 gene encoding ATPase PAAT isoform X2, whose protein sequence is MNLSKDGLVSVHTSWVCVSTAGLADILVTNGEEEEVSDHLKAADPLSSGECQAVRLEQGEEGSPCIITLLCTPQSGVAITSVLVVSQARTIEAYSLSGDYCGTGRGQEDPRWSTDGAEENSTFYRCHLELECPVASCEVKLLSLGGRVAVGIGLVVIGLQRLQATRCTGLGVDLQRVQTMMDEMGTTLSPGAQNLMEMVQFQQKNKADVLGGFLPLLMGGGALACLSKGSAPVGELGSEEAGPHTGPPPQSGTHPPPPPSVSGQGGILDCTSALLASPSGQQGPVSPDLLPVLQSVCGQVSQLRLHALTSAEKKKNGDREHRLCCGGVEEVLEKVVERRMQELERRLKEHVDLRLDALQQRLELALHQALAHAPHLQ
- the cunh10orf88 gene encoding ATPase PAAT isoform X1, with the translated sequence MNLSKDGLVSVHTSWVCVSTAGLADILVTNGEEEEVSDHLKAADPLSSGECQAVRLEQGEEGSPCIITLLCTPQSGVAITSVLVVSQARTIEAYSLSGDYCGTGRGQEDPRWSTDGRAEENSTFYRCHLELECPVASCEVKLLSLGGRVAVGIGLVVIGLQRLQATRCTGLGVDLQRVQTMMDEMGTTLSPGAQNLMEMVQFQQKNKADVLGGFLPLLMGGGALACLSKGSAPVGELGSEEAGPHTGPPPQSGTHPPPPPSVSGQGGILDCTSALLASPSGQQGPVSPDLLPVLQSVCGQVSQLRLHALTSAEKKKNGDREHRLCCGGVEEVLEKVVERRMQELERRLKEHVDLRLDALQQRLELALHQALAHAPHLQ